The Rhizobium leguminosarum genome includes a region encoding these proteins:
- a CDS encoding aldose epimerase family protein: MSDKLERDVFGQTQAGETVYRVVIKGGGLTAKIISWGAVIQDLRLEGHDAPLQLGFDDFDSYPLYSSYFGATPGRCANRVGGGRFTLDGKDYQLEPNENGVTHLHGGSDNIAKRNWTIVEHDVDRVVLKIVDPDGRAGYPGNCTIQATFWVHGNGELSITYESTSDQPTLANVCQHAYFNLDGREDALGHDIMIAADHYLPTDEKQVPTGEIRPVEGTEFDFREMAPMKRFVGSQQAFYDHNFCLSGERAAKRSVALARSLYSGVSLEVRSTEPGVQFYAGFKLDVGAPGIGGRKYGPFAGFCLETQVWPDAINHQGFPNAVLRPGEVLRQETDYIFTKN, encoded by the coding sequence ATGTCGGATAAGTTGGAGCGGGACGTTTTCGGGCAGACGCAGGCGGGCGAGACCGTCTATCGCGTCGTGATCAAGGGCGGCGGGCTGACGGCCAAGATCATCAGCTGGGGCGCGGTCATCCAGGATCTGCGCCTCGAGGGACATGACGCGCCGCTGCAACTCGGTTTCGACGATTTTGACAGCTACCCTCTCTATTCGTCCTACTTCGGCGCGACGCCCGGCCGCTGCGCCAACCGCGTCGGCGGCGGCAGGTTCACGCTTGACGGCAAGGACTATCAGCTCGAGCCGAATGAAAACGGCGTCACGCATCTGCATGGCGGCAGCGACAATATCGCCAAACGCAATTGGACGATCGTCGAGCATGACGTCGACCGCGTGGTGCTGAAGATCGTCGATCCCGATGGGCGCGCCGGCTATCCCGGCAATTGCACCATCCAGGCGACGTTCTGGGTGCATGGCAATGGTGAACTGTCGATCACCTACGAATCGACCAGCGACCAGCCGACGCTCGCCAATGTCTGCCAGCACGCCTATTTCAATCTCGACGGCCGCGAAGATGCGCTTGGCCATGACATCATGATAGCCGCCGATCACTATCTGCCGACCGATGAGAAGCAGGTGCCGACCGGCGAGATCCGTCCCGTCGAGGGTACGGAATTCGATTTCCGCGAGATGGCGCCGATGAAGCGTTTCGTAGGCAGCCAACAAGCCTTTTACGACCATAATTTCTGCCTGTCGGGCGAGCGTGCCGCCAAGCGGAGCGTCGCGCTTGCCCGCAGCCTGTATTCCGGTGTGTCGCTGGAAGTGCGCAGCACGGAGCCAGGCGTGCAGTTCTATGCCGGCTTCAAGCTCGATGTCGGGGCGCCCGGCATCGGCGGGCGCAAATACGGCCCATTCGCCGGCTTTTGCCTGGAGACACAGGTCTGGCCGGATGCCATCAATCACCAAGGTTTTCCGAATGCGGTCCTGCGCCCCGGCGAAGTGCTGCGCCAGGAGACGGATTATATCTTCACCAAGAACTGA
- the metA gene encoding homoserine O-acetyltransferase MetA, which yields MPIKIPDTLPAFETLVQEGVRVMTETLAIRQDIRPLQIGLLNLMPNKIKTELQMARLVGASPLQVELSLIRIGGHKAKNTSEDHLLAFYQTWEEVKHRKFDGFIITGAPIELLPYEDVTYWPEMKEILDWTETNVHSTMNVCWGAMAAVYHFHGVPKYELKEKAFGVYRHRNLKPSSIYLNGFSDNFEVPVSRWTEVRRADIEKSESLEILMESSEMGVCLVHEKRGRRLYMFNHVEYDSTSLSDEYFRDVNAGVPIKMPHNYFPHNDPALAPQNRWRSHAHLLFGNWINEIYQTTPFDVEEIGTDL from the coding sequence ATGCCCATCAAGATCCCCGATACGCTGCCCGCCTTCGAAACCCTGGTTCAGGAGGGTGTGCGGGTGATGACCGAGACGTTGGCGATCCGTCAGGATATCCGACCGTTGCAGATCGGGCTGCTCAACCTCATGCCGAACAAGATCAAGACCGAACTGCAGATGGCCCGCCTCGTCGGCGCCTCGCCGCTGCAGGTGGAGCTGTCGCTCATTCGCATCGGCGGCCACAAGGCGAAGAATACGTCCGAGGATCATCTTCTTGCCTTCTACCAGACCTGGGAGGAGGTGAAGCACCGCAAGTTCGACGGCTTCATCATCACCGGGGCGCCGATCGAGCTTTTGCCCTATGAGGACGTCACCTATTGGCCGGAGATGAAGGAGATTCTCGACTGGACGGAAACGAATGTCCATTCGACGATGAACGTCTGCTGGGGCGCGATGGCGGCGGTCTATCATTTTCACGGCGTTCCGAAATACGAGCTGAAAGAGAAGGCCTTCGGCGTCTACCGCCACCGGAACCTGAAGCCTTCCTCGATCTATCTCAACGGCTTTTCCGACAATTTCGAAGTGCCGGTGTCGCGCTGGACCGAGGTGCGCCGCGCCGATATCGAGAAATCCGAAAGCCTGGAGATCCTGATGGAGTCCAGCGAAATGGGCGTCTGCCTCGTGCACGAGAAGAGAGGCCGGCGGCTCTACATGTTCAACCATGTCGAATATGATTCCACCTCGCTTTCCGACGAGTATTTCCGCGACGTCAATGCCGGGGTGCCGATCAAGATGCCGCACAATTACTTCCCGCATAACGATCCGGCGCTTGCGCCGCAGAACCGCTGGCGCAGCCATGCGCATCTTTTGTTCGGCAACTGGATCAACGAAATCTACCAGACCACGCCCTTTGATGTGGAAGAGATCGGCACCGATCTCTGA